The window AGGATAGTTCAAAAGGCTACCTTTTTGATAAATGATCGTTttgattttaagtttaaaaTCCATGCATCAGTCTTTTTGATAAACTATATACTATTTTATCGTTGATGGATGATGCATTTGTGATCAAACATTAATTGAACTTTGAAAAGATGGATGAACATATCGTCTCTATCACCGTTTTCCGTTCAGCGCTGAATAATCCTTAACCGCCTCTACAACAGTTGGTACGTGCGGAATCCAACATCTCATCATTACTCAATGACGTGACGTGACGCTCATGCTATATAGCTCTTTCCGATTTTACAGTATACTGTGTGCCGTTTTTAAGTGCCTCACACGACAGCCACTTTTTTACTCCAACGTATGCGTGAAAACGTTTTCTATAACACCATCCTTTCTCTTACTTCTTCCAAATTCTTATTAGCAAAAAGTAATTAGTCACTCAGATAGATAATGCATACTATACTAAAAACTGAAACAAGTATCATACGTTTGTTTGACACGAAAGAAACTAGTACTGCAAAAGAAGTAACTCTATTACAttacaattatatataactgGTAAGATACTCAAAGAATATGTATAGAGAGTGCTGCTCAATGATCAAGCTCATCattatcttcatcatcatcatgattATCGGAGTAGTCTTCGAGATGTTCACTAAGCAAATGGGTTTGGTTTCCTTCAGAAGAGCCCGCTTCTATCTCAGGTAGCTCAAACTCTTCTGGTCTCAATGACAATTGAAAGTCTGGGAGCTCTGGCAAACACTGCATTGCCCTGTGGTTTATTATCATACCATCAGCTTTAACTTAAATCAGTTTAAATAATGCTAACAAGATCAATACTCTTAAGGGcttacttttcttcttcttcaagcaaGTATCCATATGTTTGAGACTTTCTAAAAGCAACTTCTGGAATCTTCTGACTCAAATGTTTCATAACACCCCACATAGGAGGAGCCCTGATAAAAAAACATACTTATTCAATTCACAGTTCACTTTATAAGTGTGTGTTTGATATTTATGATAAGAACACAAACCTGGTGACAGGAGGAGCTAAGCAGAAGCTGAAACAAGCCTTCTTGCTTTCTGCTAAGAGCTCTGCAGCTGCAAGGAAGCAACACACCGCGCTCACATGGCAAGCTGGCTCGTTTCCTTTGTCTATTACCAGTCCATGGTAGTAGTATGCCGCAGCCTgttatgtaaaagaaaaaacagaacATAACAGAGAAGTTAAATGAACTGTAACCTGTATGATCACTTTCCAAAAGTTTATGTTTCATAACATACCTTTGCTTCAAGAAACTTCCAGTAGATGAACCGGAGAAGCTTCTTGGCGCATCCATGACTGACTACGTCACAACCAGACAAGCATTGATATGCCTGAAATGATAATGTGATCATTTAAAGAAGTTAATACAGAGATTTGGGCAAACCCCATGATTGACCTAAAATTATGCCACAAGTAATGTATTAAACTAAGAGGAGGACCTGAGAGAAGTAGATGACTTGCTCACATGCAAGTCTCCTCTTCACAGACAGTGTTGCTTTCTGGCTATCAACTGCTAATCCTAGTTGAATCTCAGTTCCCTGCAGTGATATTCAATAagattaaacaaattaaaacccATACAAGGTTCAGTTTTATGAGTCAATGTTTCAAAGTCTGTAACCTGTCCAAGTGCTTGGATAGAGAGAGTTTGTAAAACACTCTCCTGCATGTCATCTGGCAATTTACTCCTGCACATTTTCACCTATgtaagtatatatatgtatggtCTGATCCTAGATTTTTTTGTGTGATTCATACTTTATATCAGGAGGAAAGCGAGTTAATATCTCTCTGATGCAGAACTCTAAGTATCCAGATGCCTTGAGCAGCAAGTCAACCGCATCTCTCCTGCAATCTGATTGAAAATGACAGAGTAATCAGGTTTATAACAGATATCAAAACAGAAAGTGTGAAGATCCAAGAAGACAGACCACTGGAGACCACACGGACGCTATTGCTAGAATCAGAGCAAGCCTTTGGAATCATGAGAGAGTTAGCTTCAGTCAATGCCAAAGCAGCCATCATGTGTATCACCGTCAGCATCTCCATCCAAAGGTTTGTGAAACATAACTCAGCCTGTTTCAACATTTTTGATTAACTCCAACACATAACAACTAACAAATCCAAAACCTAACAAGAACTTACTCTTCGACCATCTCCTAGGGTTTTCCATTTGAACTCTACACATCCCTCCATGCCATCATTCTCTACAAAGTTAAAAACTCGGATATGAACATTTGATTTTGTTACAGCACAGTAATCTAAAAAATCATTTCATTttttacagcaaaaaaaaaagaagacatttGACTTTTTACAGCACACTAATTTATAACTTTCAAAAATTTGAGAAGCCATACTTTTCTTGACAATACCGGTGAGAAGAGATAAGTACTCCTCCAAAGCTGTACGCAGCTCAGATATGGCAGAACCACCTGCAATTTTTTTAACCTAAACTTTGAATATGTTTTCAAAACAGGAACCCTTTGTCTTGGCACGCaagaaaagaggaagaagatgatttcATTTCTTGAGTACCTGTGTCCTCGGCTACCAACTGAATCTGATTCCTTAGACATGCCAAACGCTCAACGGTGGTCTTGGGAGCAACGCCTTTGAGCTGACGCTGAAGATCAGACTGAACAGGAACACGGAGCTGCAGAACAAACACTACAGATTCTTGAACGATCCTCTTCTTCTTGCCCACAGAAGCATAAACAGATGTAGCACACCCCATGCTCCCTATCTCTCTCTATGCTATGCGTTTTGATCACAAGATATCATCATCTTCCTAAATACATACGCAACATTGAAAAACATAAAGCTAAAATATGGATGTTTTTTAACAACCTGAACACAGATAGATCCTGATATTAGAAGCTTAAGATTAATATAAAAAGGAGGAGAATCTCAGAGAGCTATACAGAGGGAGCATGTGAGGGAAGGTTGGTTTGAAGGTTCCAAAGCAGAGAAGAAGGTGGAAACAGATTCACTTAGGTCTCTCATAGTTCGATGCAATCCACCCACATGCTTCACTATTTAATGTCAAATGGGGTAGATACTATATGATTTAATTAAAACCATAAAAGAAACGTCACATGCCTTTCGGTTTAATCCAAGTTTTAACTATGTTTCTTATGGAACTATGTGAATTCTCATTCCCACTTGCTTCATTTTAATTGGCTGTCCGGTTCTTAGTTTTAGTACTTCACTTGCTTTCTTTCCTTAACCTTCCCGCCACCTTGATTAACTGAATCAAATCACTTTTTTTTACACTGTTTTCTTACTCCAACCAATAAATAATTAGAGTTGAATATGAAATTGTGGTAATAAAAAACCGTTGGCTTGTACGTGCTAGTCTTGAATGAACAAACCGTTAGCTTGCACCATTATCAGATTTGCAAGCGCGTAGACTTTATTATTAGATAATCATGTTAATAAATATCAGGGAATATCTGACTCCAATGGAAATGTGGTGGTGCTAGAGAGAAACATGTTCTATTTAGATTGTGGCAGGAGACAGTCTGTGTGTTACAACGTGTATTGTacaatataacttttataaattactaaTACTGAAAcccataatatttttattagtttataaaaaaaataattaaaatataattcggAATCGAAATTTCTTTTGTCAACtccgaattttttttattaatgtacggatgtagtattaatttatagagtttattTCCCAATTGAAATTAATCAATTAGTTAGAACGGGCCTTGGTTAAATAGCCCATTATCAGGTGAAACACAAATTGGGCCCATCGTTGACTTTTTTCGTGTCCGAGTGTGGTAATATCGTCGTCGTCGGAGTGTTCACGAGTGGAGagaaatcaatcaatcaatcacaGATCTGTTTTCGCATCTGCATCTTCTTCGAAGGATCAAACACCATGGCGATCCCCTTAGCTAAGCTTCTGATCTCCGCCGTTGCGGTTTTCATGCTCGTCTCCGCTTCGTTCGCGACCTCGGAAATGCCGTTCATGGTGGTTCACAAGAAAGCTACTCTCAACAGGCTCAAATCTGGCGCCGAGCGCGTCCTCGTTTCCTTCGATATCTACAATCAAGGATCTGCGTAAGATCTCTTCCTCTCCGCTAATCTTTTATTTGTATGAAGAGATTAGCTGATGTGGAATCATGACGTTTTACTTGAGCTATCGTTAGATCTATCGTGTGGATGAGTGACGTGCGATTCTGTATTGGTAGCTTGTAAACGAAACGCCATTTGATCTGATTCATATATGCTTGCATTTCCGATCTAGTGTAGTTCATGATCGTCTAATTGCATGAAGAGATTAGCTACTGTAGAATCACGACGTTGTACTTGAGCTATCGTTAGATCTATCGTATGGATTAGTAAACGAAACGCCATTTGATTTGATCCTTTGAGTTTcgtattttaaatgaatttcgGCTAAAAGTGTGAGATAGTTTTGGTGTTTTCTCTCAGGGCGGCGTATGATGTGACTCTGACTGATAATACCTGGGATAAGAAAACTTTTGAAGTTGTTAATGGAAACACTTCAAGAACATGGGAGAGACTTGATGCGTGAGTTCTTCTTCCTTTAAAGTGTTTTCTAGCTGCTTGCTTTGGTCACTGATCTGATATTTGTACGCAGAGGAGGTATTCTGTCTCATTCTTTCGAATTAGAGGCCAAGGTTAAAGGACGCTTCCATGGTGCTCCTGCTCTCGTTACTTTCCGCATCCCCACAAAGGCAGCTCTACAGGTTTGCCTTTTATTACCGCCcctttagtgattttttttagtaTCGTTAGAGACATACATAATACACCCCGAACTGGTAACAAAGGAACAAAGCTTCATGAGTTTATAAACCATCGACTTAATTTTCCAATAAGAAATACTTAAGTCTTATAGTGACTATTGTTACGTAAAATCTGCGTATTGATGTCATCATGTgctatgttttttgtttgtagcAAGCGTACTCAACTCCATTACTACCTCTAGACATCCTCGAAGACGTGCCTCCAACAGACCTGCTTGCTCTGGTAAATCTGATTTCTTAAGGGTTGTTCTTTCAATCATATTTTTCCCCATCTCATTATTAAATTTCATTGTTGTCTTGTGTTGTGTACTTGATGCTTCTCTTGGTGCTGCTGTAATAATCTCAGGCAAAGGTAACTTGATGTGAAATTCTCCCCTCCCAGTGAAATCATTGAATATAACCGTTTATAATCTTTCTGTGTTTCAACTGTTGCAGAGGGTACTGGCAAAATACGGATCACTTGTTTCAGTGATCTCCATGGTGGTTTTGTTCGTACACTTGGTAGCAACACCTTCATCGAAGTCCAATGCAGCAAAAGGGAGCAGCAAGAAGAAACGCTAAATTAGTGAAActatggtgagaaaggtttgcgTGGTGCTTTGTTGTGTTTAGCAGTTAAGCACAGTTTCAGAACTTGTACGAATTAGAGAATATACTTTAATTTTGGTGTTTTAGAGGACTATCTTAAAGAGTTATTTTGGTTTTGCGTGATAAGAGCATAGTCATGAAGGTCTTTCTTTTACTTTCATTCTGTCTCCTGCTTCATATGGCTTAGTCTGCACTCTCTTCTGCATAGTCATGaagttctcttttttttttttttgttatggttTTCTGATCAAAGTTTAGATAAGAGGTTCTATGTGTAAAATAGAAAGAGCGAGCTCGTGTGCGTGCAAGCTCCTTATGGGTGATGATTCGAGCCTGACCTTCTCTGACCTCTTCCAATTTCATTTAAACCAATAGGTTCGTCAATCCGATAGCTTTTAATCATATGATATGTAGACTTGTCGGCATCCATTTGCGCTGTCAAAAAGCATAAATTTAGTACTGCAAGTGAACTTACTAAACATAAGAACATCAAAGCCCGtctagctcagttggtagagcgcAAGGCTCTTAACCTTGTGGTCGTGGGTTCGTGGGTTCGAGCCCCACGGTGGGCGACATTAgcttttttcagttttttgttAATTAGTAAACTATTTGTCTTTCTAGAGTAAGCATAATCATTCATTCAGTTATTACGGTGTATGCAGAATCCACAAGATAATTTGATGCTTATATAAGAAGAAACAAAGTAGTAAGTGGGAGTGCTCACTCTCCCTATCTTCCAATGTAGATTGTAGATGGTGGAGACCAACAAAAATGAAACAAGagatttttaaatgaaatataacCAAAAGTAGTAAGTGGGAGTGCTCACTCTCCCTATCTTCCAATGTGTCCCTCTCATCTTTTTATGATTACAATCCCAAAAACCCGAAAAGAGTATGTGAAAGAGAGAGCACTATCCTGAATTCAGAaacataaaattcaaaaaagaaaaaataataaagttgGAACCGGGAGGATGAGCTCAGTCTTCCTCACTGCAAACGTTTCTCtttattttgtcaaaaaaaaatcctaagcCTTTTCATCATCATTTAGTCTTCAGGCTTTGGCTTCAGCAGCAACGATGGCAGGCGCTGGAGCAACACCACCGGTGGTTGGACTGAAACAAATCAAAAGAATTGAGAGTTAGCATTTTGGAGGAAGGGAATGAAAGGAAGTGAGGTGAgactgagagagagaggatcttACAGGCCAACGAAAACTTTAAAGGCATCGTACAAACCCCATTGCGCTCCAGTCAATGTCCCTATCATCACAATCCTTAGAGGAAGTCCTCTTGTGAACAGTCCCAAGAGCCCTATCTTCTTCACCGCCTGCAACAACATTTCATTACATCAAAACTTCAATGTTGATCTTATAGCAACACAAAAATCAATAGTTTCTCGCAACTGTGTTAAACATAGACTTACATCTCCAACGGTTGCTCCCTTAGCATTGTTGAGGAACGAAACTAGGTTATCAGCAGGGTGAGAGACGATTGCACAAAACACTCCAGCAACGTAACCTCCAGCGAAACTCACACCAAGTTGCAGACCTTTGCTGCACTCGTGTTTTGGGTTGGGGATCGCGTACTTGTAGATCATCTCAACAATGGTCTCAAACGAAGCAAACTTCATCATGGTGTCTATCACATTTCCAGATACCAATCAGCACTCTATTGCTTTTAAAGAATCATGTAATGCTtaaagaaagaaatatatatagttcAAAAGGAACGTACAAGGAATCTGACGTCCCCAGAGTGGACCAAGACCCTTGTACAGGCTgcaacaacagaaaaaaaacaagaaaatcagACACAAATAGCTTTAGCTGTAACAAGGAGAGAGAATATTATTGGTGCCCAAACACTCACCCTCCGTATCCTTCAGACTTGACAAACTTGGGAAACCCATCAGACATTCCCCTCGCAAACCCAGGCTGTGTCTGAACCCTAACCTTAACAGCTTCAAACGGGCAAAGAGCAATATCGGCAATAACCTCAGCAGAGGCAGAACCAGCAAGGTAGATGAGGGTCTTGTACTTGGCAGTGTACTCAGGTCCAGCAAGGTCAGAGTAGTACTTCTTAAAGAACTCGTAGAATCCGAACTTGCAAGCACCCTGAGCACTGTAACCCAACAAAGTAGGAACCCATCCACGGAAAAATCCCTTGACTCCTTGCTCCTTCATCAAGATCCCAAAACCAGAGGAGATGCTCTTGTACTTCGTTGGATCAATCTAGATACCAATGAACATATCAGTGTTAACTGAATCAATCCACAAATACAACGTCAAGTAACAAACTCTGTAAAAGAAAAACGCTAAATCAACCAGATCCCAAGTGATCTAAATCACGCATAATCACGCACATCAAGCAGCACAAGAATGGCGTCTATTCAAGTTTAGAACTCGATGAACGAATATACGTATAGCAGATATCAAGAAGGCTAAACGTACCAATCACCGATCTATTCAACCAAGAAAGAAGGCTAAAACGTAGATCTCAACACCTAAACAACATAGGGACGTAGATCGGAGGAAACGATTACGTAGAAAGATACCTGCATATTGCACTTGACGAGATCGAGAGGAGTAACGGTCATGTGAGTGAGACCACAGCTGAGAATCCCACCGAAGGTACACGCGGCGTAGAAGGCAGGCGAGTACATCTCGATCCCCTTCCCTGGCTCCGTGGGAGACGCGATCAAGAAATTCTTCCGAGACACCATCGTCGCCGTCTTCGCCGGAGCAGGAGAAGGCGATTTCTCGAGATTGGAGGACGCGAATGCAGCGTTGGAGTTGGAGTTGAGGACCTGGTCGAGGAGGAGGGATCTCGGCGATGAGGAGGAGGAATAGAGGAAGCTCGGGATCAGAGAATGCTTGCGAGACTCCATCGCTGCGGCGGTTAACGGAGAAAAAAAGGTTGCGTAGGAAATGAGATGCGGTGGCGATGTCCGATCTGCGATCTCTTCACGCTGGCCTAATGAGAACACCAATGAGATTATTGACGAGAGGATCTCAGCGCTTTATTGGGCAATTTGATTCGGATGAGACAAGGCATATAGTTAGAAATAATCACGGAAATGCCATCGTGATAGTTTTATTATGGCCCCATGGGCTTTTTAAGGGGTGTAAACCCGTTGACTCATTTAAAAAGGCTGCATAACGAAGATTTccaactttatttatttaatttagatttcTATTATGGCCCATGGGCTTTTCAAAGGGGCAGTGAACCCCGTTGACCCATAATATAAcggaaattttcatttttatttatttttcatttattttgttgGAAAATAAACTTCTAAAACCCAAGATTAGGTTTGGGAAAAAAAATAACCGAATCGAATCCAATCTCAAAGGGTAGTATCCAACTCGAACTAAAATTGCTTAAAtcgatttaaaattttggcAACGAGAGAACTTGAAATGAACCTGATTCGAATCCAAATATTTCAAGTATCCAAATGTATTTGaatcatatttataaatttaaatatattaattatttttaaatttactatgtaaaatatctaatatatttaaagttatctaaatacttaaaaatatatacaaataatcaaaataactaaataattttaaaacatcaaaaatacttaaaatatctattaatTTTCAGTTCATATATTCAAACTAAaccaatattatatattaagtttagatatttttgcataaattatttaattttacatgtaatacattattttatttttagattgtGAGAAATTGTAAATAcatatgaatttaaaatttttaaaaataatttaagccGATTATATGAACCTGAACTGAACTCGCAATGATTTGAATCAATTCCGAATGAAAATTTGTAAATACCAAAATCATGAAACTAAAATCTTTAAACTCGAAAATCCAAAACTTAAATAGAcgcaaaccgaacccgaataaATACCCGAACACCACTCTACCCCTAAATCTTTTAAATAAACTGATGAAACCCGTTTCCTTTGTCGCATTACACTTCTGTTATCAAATATCCTTTTAACATTTATCGATCATTGCATTATCGTCTTTGTGATTATTGGAATTGAGCGGGGCCAAGTCTTTCTCACGTTGTGTCACTATCGAGACTATTCTCATATCTAAAATAAGTGCACGAGAAGAAGTAACATGTCGTCATTGTTTCACTAAATAACACATTCAAAAACAATGTTAGTGGCTTACCCGAGGCTGAAAGGGTATCTCGAATCAGAGATTGAATCTGGACCGTGCAATTTTGAGAAGGGCAACACACACAACAGTGTTGTGTCTCCACGTCCTCTTAATTACTGTCTTAAGCGCCGTTTTCACTTCTTAAACACACATAGGCATCAATATATCGTTTGGAGCCAGGCCGGCGAATCCGACCGGTCGATACAGCTGTGTCCGAAGAGATCGAGCCAAGGTGCTTGTCTACATTCATCGTCTTCCTTCGGATGCATGCTCTTCTCTCTGTTCTGATCTTTGTTACAGTCACCATTTGCTATTTTCTTTTCAATTCGTCAAATGATTCatccttcttttctttttttttgcatttgggTGATGAAGAAACACATTTTCTTGTTTGCATGCTTCATCAGATTCTTGATCAGAACAGATCTAATTGGGTTTGAGTCCTTACAAAAGAACTCTGTACAAAAGtgttcctctttttttttttttgaacaaaagtgTTATATGTCTTATAATGTTACTTATTATGATCGCTTGTATAATTGGttgtttggtttgatttgatttgagaaGTAGTCGTCATGTGTCTCTCCTAGTCAACTTACATTGTATACTAATTGGTTAAAGAAAGAGTTAAAATTTTCATAATCATTCTACCTAATTGTTAAATGATTATGATATTTAGATACCCATAAGAAAGAAAGACATGATCTTTTACTTCTTATTCTATTACTTTTTGTTGTTGCAGGCTCCCTCATTGAACAGTCACAG of the Brassica rapa cultivar Chiifu-401-42 chromosome A03, CAAS_Brap_v3.01, whole genome shotgun sequence genome contains:
- the LOC103856052 gene encoding translocon-associated protein subunit beta; translated protein: MAIPLAKLLISAVAVFMLVSASFATSEMPFMVVHKKATLNRLKSGAERVLVSFDIYNQGSAAAYDVTLTDNTWDKKTFEVVNGNTSRTWERLDAGGILSHSFELEAKVKGRFHGAPALVTFRIPTKAALQQAYSTPLLPLDILEDVPPTDLLALAKRVLAKYGSLVSVISMVVLFVHLVATPSSKSNAAKGSSKKKR
- the LOC103856055 gene encoding mitochondrial phosphate carrier protein 3, mitochondrial: MESRKHSLIPSFLYSSSSSPRSLLLDQVLNSNSNAAFASSNLEKSPSPAPAKTATMVSRKNFLIASPTEPGKGIEMYSPAFYAACTFGGILSCGLTHMTVTPLDLVKCNMQIDPTKYKSISSGFGILMKEQGVKGFFRGWVPTLLGYSAQGACKFGFYEFFKKYYSDLAGPEYTAKYKTLIYLAGSASAEVIADIALCPFEAVKVRVQTQPGFARGMSDGFPKFVKSEGYGGLYKGLGPLWGRQIPYTMMKFASFETIVEMIYKYAIPNPKHECSKGLQLGVSFAGGYVAGVFCAIVSHPADNLVSFLNNAKGATVGDAVKKIGLLGLFTRGLPLRIVMIGTLTGAQWGLYDAFKVFVGLPTTGGVAPAPAIVAAEAKA
- the LOC103856049 gene encoding uncharacterized protein LOC103856049 — encoded protein: MGCATSVYASVGKKKRIVQESVVFVLQLRVPVQSDLQRQLKGVAPKTTVERLACLRNQIQLVAEDTGGSAISELRTALEEYLSLLTGIVKKKNDGMEGCVEFKWKTLGDGRRAELCFTNLWMEMLTVIHMMAALALTEANSLMIPKACSDSSNSVRVVSSDCRRDAVDLLLKASGYLEFCIREILTRFPPDIKSKLPDDMQESVLQTLSIQALGQGTEIQLGLAVDSQKATLSVKRRLACEQVIYFSQAYQCLSGCDVVSHGCAKKLLRFIYWKFLEAKAAAYYYHGLVIDKGNEPACHVSAVCCFLAAAELLAESKKACFSFCLAPPVTRAPPMWGVMKHLSQKIPEVAFRKSQTYGYLLEEEEKAMQCLPELPDFQLSLRPEEFELPEIEAGSSEGNQTHLLSEHLEDYSDNHDDDEDNDELDH